One window of the Nicotiana tabacum cultivar K326 chromosome 4, ASM71507v2, whole genome shotgun sequence genome contains the following:
- the LOC142180257 gene encoding uncharacterized protein LOC142180257 — protein MEVVKQSENNKSNKRSRVESRLDSVDNSPESKRVNTEVYASHDSAESDRVDSESEVSPNSFGSDRFRRSEPNETDIVETDVDLDSPEAKQIREDILDILDEPDALTDCPPEIKDLDSVMKSFEEEILHRSNHLDTQTVLDLMSSESGDSRPDLGYLLEASDDELGLPPTFSPADEQFNAESSMSEAAELVNMVGFEDEMPNYDTFDFGMAAEVRQGDNDGVNGNGDFVTVGGLFDYPEPSDFSEFSWRQESLPAL, from the coding sequence ATGGAAGTGGTGAAACAAAgcgaaaataataagagtaacaAACGGTCCCGAGTTGAGTCAAGATTGGACTCAGTTGATAACTCGCCTGAGTCAAAGCGAGTTAACACTGAGGTATATGCGAGCCATGATTCGGCCGAGTCTGACAGAGTCGACTCGGAGTCGGAAGTGAGTCCTAACTCGTTCGGTTCGGACCGGTTCAGGCGTTCTGAACCAAACGAAACGGATATCGTGGAAACAGATGTGGACCTGGACTCGCCGGAGGCTAAGCAGATCAGAGAAGATATATTGGACATCTTAGATGAGCCTGACGCTCTGACGGATTGTCCACCGGAGATTAAGGATCTCGACTCTGTTATGAAGAGCTTTGAGGAGGAGATACTTCACCGCTCGAATCATCTCGATACTCAGACCGTCCTAGATCTGATGTCATCAGAATCCGGTGACTCCCGGCCGGACCTCGGTTATCTCCTCGAGGCCTCAGACGATGAGCTCGGTCTCCCGCCAACATTTTCTCCGGCAGATGAACAGTTTAACGCCGAATCTTCCATGTCGGAGGCTGCTGAATTGGTGAATATGGTGGGATTTGAGGATGAAATGCCTAATTATGACACTTTCGACTTCGGGATGGCTGCTGAGGTCAGGCAAGGAGATAATGACGGAGTGAACGGCAACGGTGACTTTGTGACGGTTGGCGGATTGTTTGATTACCCGGAGCCGTCGGATTTTTCTGAATTCTCATGGCGGCAGGAGTCGTTACCCGCTCTATAA